The following proteins are co-located in the Salvelinus namaycush isolate Seneca chromosome 31, SaNama_1.0, whole genome shotgun sequence genome:
- the LOC120026164 gene encoding excitatory amino acid transporter 1-like, with translation MTKSNGDTPPASDSHTRMQRIREGIHIRTMKAKRKVEDISKEDVQAFFKKNAFVLFTVAAVVVGIILGFALRPYKMTYREVKYFSFPGELLMRMLQMLVLPLLVSSLITGMAALDSKASGKMGMRAVVYYMTTTIIAVIIGIIVVLIIHPGKGSKDEFMKQSKIEDISPADAFLDLIRNMFPPNMIQACTQQFKTKYGKRIIHVTVTVNDSVFNMTNLTEQITREEVIPIPGTVNGVNALGLVVFSMCFGLIIGNMKEQGQPLREFFDSLNEAIMRLVAIIMWYAPIGILFLISGKIVEMDDITEMGGQLAMYTITVIIGLSIHAFIILPGLYFAITRLNPFIFIMGLVEALITALGTSSSSATLPITFKCLEENNKVDKRITRFVLPVGATINMDGTALYEALAAIFIAQVNNMEMNIGQIITISITATAASIGAAGIPQAGLVTMVIVLTSVGLPTDDITLIIAVDWFLDRLRTTTNVLGDSIGAGIVEFLSRHELQAKDVEMGNAVLEERKKPYQLISQENDYENAKRPGTETKM, from the exons ATGACCAAAAGTAATGGGGACACCCCCCCGGCTTCAGATTCCCACACTAGGATGCAGCGGATCAGGGAGGGCATCCACATAAGGACCATGAAGGCCAAGAGGAAAGTGGAGGACATCTCTAAGGAAGATGTCCAGGCCTTCTTCAAGAAGAACGCCTTTGTGCTCTTTACTGTAGCGGCCGTTGTTGTAG GTATAATCCTTGGCTTTGCACTGCGTCCCTATAAAATGACCTACCGAGAGGTGAAGTACTTCTCTTTCCCTGGAGAGCTGCTGATGAGGATGCTGCAGATGCTGGTGCTTCCCCTGCTGGTATCCAGTCTCATCACAG GCATGGCAGCGCTGGACAGTAAGGCTTCAGGAAAGATGGGTATGCGAGCTGTGGTATATTACATGACCACCACCATTATCGCTGTCATCATAGGCATCATCGTGGTGCTCATCATCCACCCTGGGAAAGGATCTAAGGATGAGTTCATGAAACAGTCGAAGATAGAGGACATCAGCCCTGCCGATGCCTTCCTGGATCTTATCAG AAACATGTTTCCACCAAACATGATCCAGGCCTGCACACAGCAG TTCAAAACCAAATACGGGAAGCGAATCATCCATGTGACGGTGACAGTGAACGACTCTGTCTTCAACATGACCAACCTGACCGAGCAGATCACCAGGGAGGAGGTGATCCCCATCCCGGGCACGGTGAACGGGGTCAACGCCCTGGGGCTGGTGGTCTTCTCCATGTGCTTCGGCCTCATCATCGGCAACATGAAGGAGCAGGGCCAGCCCCTCAGGGAGTTCTTCGACAGCCTCAATGAGGCCATCATGAGGCTCGTCGCCATTATCATGTG GTATGCCCCAATCGGTATCCTGTTCCTCATATCGGGGAAAATCGTGGAGATGGATGACATCACTGAGATGGGTGGTCAGCTGGCCATGTACACCATCACGGTGATCATAGGCCTTTCCATCCATGCTTTCATCATCCTCCCAGGCCTGTACTTCGCCATCACACGGCTGAACCCCTTCATCTTCATCATGGGGCTGGTGGAGGCCCTCATCACAGCCCTGGGAACCTCCTCCAG CTCAGCAACCCTGCCCATCACCTTCAAGTGTCTGGAGGAGAACAACAAGGTGGATAAGCGCATCACACGGTTTGTGTTACCGGTGGGCGCCACCATCAACATGGATGGAACGGCACTATACGAGGCTCTGGCAGCCATCTTCATAGCCCAGGTTAACAACATGGAGATGAACATAGGTCAGATCATCACAATCAG CATCACAGCCACTGCGGCAAGTATTGGAGCTGCTGGGATCCCACAGGCTGGACTGGTCACCATGGTGATTGTGCTGACCTCTGTTGGACTTCCCACTGATGACATTACCCTCATCATTGCAGTTGATTGGTTCCT TGACCGGCTGCGTACCACGACAAACGTCTTGGGCGATTCAATTGGGGCAGGCATTGTGGAGTTCCTATCTCGACATGAGCTGCAGGCCAAGGATGTGGAGATGGGGAACGCTgtgctggaggagaggaagaaaccATACCAGCTCATCTCTCAGGAAAACGACTATGAGAACGCCAAACGCCCGGGCACTGAAACCAAGATGTAG